The following are from one region of the Bradyrhizobium sediminis genome:
- a CDS encoding DUF3551 domain-containing protein, protein MRILALAILTLATFSAAPSARAQTYSPDYPVCLQVVSIDGEYIECGYTSLAQCAQSASGRPAWCITNPYFARAQVPRERRYRRHPRVH, encoded by the coding sequence ATGCGCATTCTGGCGTTGGCGATTTTGACATTGGCGACGTTTTCTGCAGCGCCGTCGGCTCGCGCCCAGACGTATAGTCCGGACTATCCGGTCTGCCTCCAGGTCGTCTCCATAGACGGCGAGTACATCGAATGCGGTTATACCTCGCTGGCGCAGTGCGCTCAGTCGGCATCGGGCCGCCCCGCCTGGTGCATCACCAATCCCTATTTTGCGAGAGCGCAAGTGCCCCGGGAACGACGTTATCGGCGGCATCCTCGCGTCCACTAG
- a CDS encoding c-type cytochrome: MVHRNPFVLLCSWTLRALAAVAVAISATDAGRAQTVSPPVWTVPEVGALPDDDHGHLVRRGRDLITATYAHIGPEVPDSTKRFAGNNLACSNCHLEAGTKKFGLPVFGLVELFPQYSARLGAEITIEDRVNACMSRSMNGRALPSDSPEMRAFVAYIRFLSSGVPAGKVLSGLGTGSMPELDRAADPVRGKAIYANACLACHNTDGSGIRRSLPTTDLGYMVPPLWGPDSFNDGAGMARLITAANFVHFNMPHGTGYLNPQLTVEQAWDVAAHMISQPRPAKAGLDKDYPDLLAKPVDAPYGPYADGFDRQQHIYGPFAPIRAEHAKKQSGAAPK, from the coding sequence ATGGTTCACCGCAATCCTTTTGTGCTGCTCTGCTCCTGGACGCTGCGTGCGCTTGCGGCCGTTGCCGTCGCGATATCAGCGACAGATGCGGGGCGCGCGCAGACGGTCTCTCCTCCGGTCTGGACGGTGCCGGAAGTCGGCGCGTTGCCCGATGACGATCATGGCCACCTGGTGCGGCGCGGGCGCGATCTGATCACCGCGACCTACGCCCATATCGGGCCGGAGGTGCCGGATTCGACCAAACGGTTTGCCGGCAACAACCTCGCCTGCAGCAACTGTCATCTCGAAGCCGGCACGAAGAAATTCGGCCTGCCGGTCTTCGGGCTGGTCGAGCTGTTTCCGCAATACAGCGCCCGCCTTGGCGCCGAGATCACGATCGAGGACCGGGTCAACGCGTGCATGTCGCGCAGCATGAACGGCCGCGCGCTGCCATCAGACAGTCCGGAGATGCGGGCCTTCGTGGCCTACATCCGGTTTCTGTCGTCGGGGGTTCCCGCCGGCAAGGTGCTGTCGGGACTCGGCACCGGGTCGATGCCTGAACTCGATCGCGCGGCCGATCCGGTTCGCGGCAAGGCGATCTACGCCAATGCCTGTCTGGCCTGTCACAATACCGACGGCTCCGGAATTCGCCGCAGCCTGCCGACCACCGATCTCGGCTACATGGTGCCGCCGCTATGGGGCCCGGACAGTTTCAACGATGGCGCCGGCATGGCCCGGCTGATTACCGCGGCGAATTTCGTGCACTTCAACATGCCGCACGGCACGGGCTACCTGAATCCGCAGCTCACGGTCGAGCAGGCATGGGACGTCGCAGCCCATATGATCTCTCAACCGCGTCCGGCAAAAGCGGGCCTCGACAAGGACTATCCCGACCTTCTGGCCAAGCCGGTCGATGCGCCCTACGGCCCGTATGCCGACGGATTCGATCGGCAGCAACACATCTACGGACCATTTGCTCCGATCCGGGCCGAGCACGCCAAGAAGCAGAGCGGCGCTGCGCCCAAATAA
- a CDS encoding SRPBCC family protein, whose amino-acid sequence MKMNDSQRIPASKTRVWEALNDPEVLRKCIPGCQSLEMSSPTEMTAAVVFKVGPVKAKFGGKVTLSDLDPPNSYRISGEGSGGVAGFAKGGAAVRLESESPEVTILHYEVDAQIGGKLAQLGQRLIDSTARKLAGEFFASFGDAVGGPMEVPVGAEAAPKGWLGRLTGA is encoded by the coding sequence ATGAAGATGAACGACAGCCAGCGCATCCCCGCGTCCAAAACGAGAGTGTGGGAGGCGCTCAACGATCCCGAAGTGCTCAGGAAATGCATTCCGGGGTGTCAAAGCCTCGAAATGTCCTCGCCGACCGAAATGACCGCCGCGGTGGTGTTCAAGGTCGGACCGGTCAAGGCGAAGTTCGGCGGCAAGGTGACGCTGTCGGATCTCGATCCGCCGAACAGCTATCGCATCTCCGGCGAAGGATCCGGCGGCGTGGCGGGGTTTGCCAAGGGCGGCGCCGCCGTGCGCCTCGAATCCGAAAGCCCTGAGGTCACGATCCTGCACTATGAAGTCGACGCCCAGATCGGCGGCAAGCTGGCGCAGCTCGGCCAGCGCCTGATCGATTCCACCGCGAGGAAGCTGGCGGGCGAATTCTTCGCGTCGTTCGGCGATGCGGTCGGCGGGCCTATGGAGGTTCCAGTGGGAGCGGAAGCCGCTCCGAAGGGCTGGTTGGGCCGGCTGACCGGCGCTTAG
- a CDS encoding XdhC family protein encodes MSRHVEVMELVAQMKAAEQAFVLATVVRTVSVTAAKAGAKAIIRPDGTIVAGWIGGGCARGAVLKAARDALADGEPRMVSVQPENLLAELGVRPGENRDGVRFAQNMCPSKGTMDIFVEPVLPHPSLVILGVSPVALSLAAQARQLGYHVTLAAPAADVTAAPDADRLIDGFQLGQLNEARRFVVVSTQGKGDEAALRAALSVDAAYHAFVGSRRKMAALREKLIGEGIDASALDRIKAPAGLDLGAITPEEIAMSILAEITVERRRGQRATNPPQAVKAQS; translated from the coding sequence ATGTCCAGGCATGTCGAAGTGATGGAACTGGTGGCGCAGATGAAGGCCGCGGAGCAGGCCTTCGTGCTCGCCACCGTGGTCCGCACCGTTTCGGTGACCGCGGCGAAGGCCGGGGCCAAGGCGATCATCCGCCCCGACGGCACCATCGTCGCCGGCTGGATCGGCGGCGGCTGCGCCCGCGGCGCGGTGCTGAAGGCCGCGCGCGACGCGCTCGCCGACGGCGAGCCGCGCATGGTCTCGGTGCAGCCGGAAAACCTGTTGGCCGAACTCGGCGTCAGGCCCGGCGAGAACCGCGACGGCGTCCGCTTCGCCCAGAACATGTGCCCGAGCAAGGGCACCATGGACATCTTCGTCGAACCGGTGTTGCCGCATCCCTCATTGGTCATTCTCGGCGTCAGCCCGGTGGCGCTGTCGCTGGCAGCCCAGGCGCGCCAGCTCGGCTACCACGTCACGCTGGCCGCGCCCGCCGCAGACGTCACCGCCGCTCCCGATGCCGATAGGCTGATTGACGGTTTTCAACTCGGCCAGCTCAACGAGGCCAGGCGCTTCGTCGTGGTATCGACGCAGGGCAAGGGCGACGAAGCCGCGCTGCGGGCGGCGCTGTCGGTCGACGCTGCCTATCACGCCTTCGTCGGCAGCCGCCGCAAGATGGCGGCGCTGCGCGAAAAACTGATCGGCGAGGGCATCGACGCCTCGGCGCTCGACCGCATCAAGGCGCCCGCCGGCCTCGACCTCGGCGCCATCACGCCGGAAGAGATCGCGATGTCGATCCTGGCCGAAATCACGGTCGAGCGCAGGCGCGGCCAGCGCGCCACCAATCCTCCGCAAGCCGTCAAGGCCCAATCATGA
- a CDS encoding vWA domain-containing protein: MSCCGANPSYDELDEVSRLVSAKLAAFLRTLRDNGFAIGLHEGRDAAALMAAGYAEKPGLLRSAFKHLFSARKSDWEKFDGLFDAFWLGRRVKSRSVTMGSAKAADSPSLKSLRDNKSQPAGGEAATDQIPGGDAPEDRAGEGRMEGASVASNLAEIDFRKMADPEQIEQAHAVAARLAKSMRTRLTRRDLARRRGYRLDLRRTIHGNISHGGVPISLVKRRRKEKPLRLVMLLDASGSMSMYTGVFLRFIHGVLDEFREAEAFLFHTRLAHVSDAMKEKDPARALDRLSIMAQGAGGGTMIGESLQTFNRWHAARVIHSRTCVMIVSDGYETGDAALLGREMAALARRCRRIVWLNPMMAWEGYAPEAAGIKAALPHVDLYAPAHTLKSLTELEPYLADL; encoded by the coding sequence ATGAGCTGCTGTGGCGCCAACCCTTCCTATGACGAACTCGACGAGGTCTCACGCCTGGTCTCGGCAAAACTCGCCGCGTTTCTCAGGACCCTGCGCGACAACGGCTTTGCGATCGGCCTGCACGAGGGCCGCGACGCCGCGGCCCTGATGGCGGCGGGCTATGCCGAAAAGCCGGGCCTGCTGCGCTCGGCGTTCAAGCACTTGTTCTCGGCGCGCAAATCCGACTGGGAGAAATTCGACGGGCTGTTCGACGCGTTCTGGCTCGGCCGGCGGGTCAAGTCGCGATCGGTGACGATGGGATCGGCGAAGGCGGCCGACAGCCCGTCGCTGAAAAGCCTGCGCGACAACAAGTCTCAACCGGCCGGCGGCGAGGCTGCAACGGATCAGATTCCCGGCGGCGATGCGCCGGAGGATCGTGCCGGCGAAGGCCGCATGGAGGGCGCCTCCGTGGCCTCCAATCTCGCCGAAATCGATTTCCGCAAGATGGCTGACCCCGAGCAGATCGAGCAGGCGCACGCGGTCGCGGCGCGGCTGGCGAAGAGCATGCGCACCCGGCTGACCCGCCGCGATCTGGCGCGGCGGCGCGGCTACCGGCTCGACCTCAGGCGCACCATCCATGGCAACATCAGCCATGGCGGCGTGCCGATCAGCCTCGTCAAACGGCGGCGCAAGGAAAAGCCGCTTCGCCTGGTGATGCTGCTCGACGCCTCCGGCTCGATGAGCATGTATACCGGCGTGTTCCTGCGCTTCATCCACGGCGTGCTCGACGAGTTCCGCGAGGCCGAGGCGTTCCTATTCCACACTAGGCTCGCTCACGTTTCCGACGCGATGAAGGAGAAGGACCCCGCGCGCGCGCTCGACCGGCTCTCGATCATGGCGCAGGGCGCCGGCGGCGGCACCATGATCGGCGAGAGCCTGCAGACCTTCAACCGCTGGCATGCCGCGCGCGTCATTCATTCGCGCACCTGCGTGATGATCGTGTCCGACGGCTACGAGACCGGCGACGCCGCATTGCTCGGCCGCGAGATGGCGGCGCTGGCGCGGCGCTGCCGCCGCATCGTCTGGCTCAATCCGATGATGGCGTGGGAGGGCTACGCGCCCGAGGCCGCCGGCATCAAGGCTGCCTTGCCGCATGTCGATCTCTACGCGCCCGCCCATACGCTGAAGAGCCTGACCGAGCTCGAACCCTATCTGGCCGATCTCTGA
- a CDS encoding AAA family ATPase — protein sequence MKTREQIAQALAACGYIADADLATAISLMQLLKRPLLLEGEAGVGKTEVAKALAAAHATELIRLQCYEGLDQSAALYEWNYQRQLLSIQAHRGEDADAIEDQIFSEKYLLERPLLAAIRRDRPPVLLIDEIDRADDEFEAFLLELLSDFQVSIPELGTIKAITIPHVVLTSNGTRELSDALRRRCLYHYVDYPDVDREARIIMARIDGAGASLALQIARLVEGIRKEELRKVPGVAETLDWAAALVGLEVRDLHDAPELVHETLMCLLKTREDRSRVTREVTERLLGKVA from the coding sequence ATGAAAACCCGCGAACAGATCGCGCAAGCCCTGGCGGCGTGCGGCTATATCGCCGACGCCGATCTCGCGACCGCGATCTCGCTGATGCAGCTGCTGAAGCGCCCGCTGCTCTTGGAAGGCGAGGCCGGCGTCGGCAAGACCGAAGTGGCGAAGGCGCTGGCGGCGGCGCATGCAACCGAATTGATCCGCCTGCAATGCTACGAGGGGCTCGATCAATCGGCCGCGCTCTATGAATGGAACTACCAGCGGCAGTTGCTGTCGATCCAGGCGCATCGCGGCGAGGACGCCGACGCGATCGAGGATCAGATCTTTTCGGAAAAATACCTGCTGGAGCGGCCGCTGCTGGCTGCGATCCGCCGCGACAGGCCGCCGGTGCTCCTGATCGACGAGATCGACCGCGCCGACGATGAGTTCGAGGCGTTCCTGCTCGAACTCTTGTCGGACTTCCAGGTCTCGATCCCCGAACTCGGCACCATCAAGGCCATCACCATCCCGCATGTGGTGCTGACCTCGAACGGTACGCGGGAACTGTCCGACGCGCTGCGCCGCCGCTGCCTCTATCACTATGTCGACTATCCCGACGTCGACCGCGAGGCGCGCATCATCATGGCGCGGATCGATGGCGCCGGCGCCTCGCTGGCGCTGCAGATCGCCCGGCTGGTCGAAGGCATCCGCAAAGAAGAGCTGCGCAAGGTGCCGGGTGTCGCGGAGACGCTGGACTGGGCGGCGGCGCTGGTCGGGCTCGAGGTGCGCGACCTGCATGACGCTCCCGAACTGGTGCACGAAACCCTGATGTGCCTGCTCAAGACTCGTGAGGACAGGTCGCGGGTGACGCGCGAGGTCACCGAACGCCTGCTGGGGAAGGTCGCATGA
- a CDS encoding aerobic carbon-monoxide dehydrogenase large subunit produces MNDMTPTREQREAKLEGMGCKRKRVEDIRFTQGKGNYVDDLKLPGMLHGDFVRSPHAHARVKSINSEEALKVPGVLAVITAETLKTVNLAWMPTLAGDVQMVLADGKVLFQNQEVAFVVATDRYAADDGINKVVVEYEPLPVVIDPFKAMDKDAPVLREDLAGKTTGAHGPRKHHNHIFEWTVGDKDLTDAAFKKADVTIKEMISYHRTHPSPLETCQCVCSFDKIKGELSIWGTFQAPHVIRTVVALIAKIPEHKIHVISPDIGGGFGNKVGAYPGYICAAVASIVTGKPVKWVEDRIENLTATSFARDYHMTTEIASTKEGKVTGLRVHVLADHGAFDACADPSKWPAGFFNIVTGSYDFPTAHLSVDGIYTNKAPGGVAYRCSFRVTEAAYCIERGMDILAQKLGMDPAELRLKNFIKAEQFPYHSALGWEYDSGDYHTAMKKMMETVDYAGLRKEQALLRAAFKRGETREIMGLGVSFFTEIVGAGPSKNCDILGIAMFDSCEIRMHPTGAGIARVGSKSQGQGHETTWAQIIATEIGIPADDIMVEEGNTDTAPYGLGTYGSRSTPVAGAAIAMAARKIKAKAQMIAAYKLEVHEDDLEWDIDGFRVKGLPEKSMSMKDICWAAYNSVPPGMEPGLEAVSYYDPPNMTYPFGAYICVMNIDVDTGVYKIRRFYALDDCGTRINPMIIEGQVHGGLTEAFAIAMGQEIRYDDAGNVVTGSFMDFFMPTAVETPHWETDFTVTPSPHHPIGAKGVGESPNVGGVPAFSNAVNDAFSFLGSTHIQMPHDYWRNWKAAKNLGVFA; encoded by the coding sequence ATGAACGACATGACTCCCACGCGGGAACAACGCGAAGCCAAGCTCGAAGGCATGGGCTGCAAGCGCAAGCGGGTCGAGGACATCCGCTTCACCCAAGGCAAGGGCAACTACGTCGACGATTTGAAGCTGCCGGGCATGCTGCACGGCGACTTCGTCCGCTCGCCGCACGCGCATGCGCGCGTCAAGTCGATCAATTCGGAGGAGGCGCTGAAGGTGCCGGGCGTGTTGGCTGTCATCACCGCCGAGACGCTGAAGACCGTCAACCTCGCCTGGATGCCGACCTTGGCCGGCGACGTGCAGATGGTGCTGGCCGACGGCAAGGTGCTGTTCCAGAACCAGGAAGTCGCCTTCGTGGTCGCCACCGACCGCTATGCGGCCGATGACGGCATCAACAAGGTGGTGGTGGAATACGAGCCGCTGCCGGTGGTGATCGATCCGTTCAAGGCGATGGACAAGGATGCCCCGGTGCTGCGCGAGGATCTCGCCGGCAAGACCACAGGCGCGCACGGGCCGCGCAAGCATCACAACCACATCTTCGAATGGACCGTCGGCGACAAGGACCTCACCGACGCCGCGTTCAAGAAGGCGGATGTCACCATCAAGGAGATGATCTCCTATCACCGCACCCACCCGTCTCCGCTGGAGACCTGCCAGTGCGTCTGCTCGTTCGACAAGATCAAGGGCGAGCTGTCGATCTGGGGCACCTTCCAGGCGCCGCATGTGATCCGCACCGTGGTGGCGCTGATCGCCAAGATTCCCGAGCACAAGATCCATGTGATCTCGCCCGACATCGGCGGCGGTTTCGGCAACAAGGTCGGCGCCTATCCCGGCTACATCTGCGCCGCGGTAGCCTCGATCGTGACCGGCAAGCCGGTGAAATGGGTCGAGGACCGCATCGAGAATCTGACTGCGACCTCGTTCGCGCGCGATTACCACATGACCACCGAGATCGCCTCGACCAAAGAGGGCAAGGTTACGGGGCTGCGCGTCCATGTGCTGGCCGATCACGGCGCGTTCGACGCCTGCGCCGACCCGTCGAAATGGCCGGCCGGCTTCTTCAACATCGTCACCGGGTCTTACGACTTCCCGACCGCGCATCTGTCGGTCGACGGCATCTACACCAACAAGGCGCCGGGCGGCGTCGCCTATCGCTGCTCGTTTCGGGTGACGGAGGCCGCCTATTGCATCGAGCGCGGCATGGACATTCTCGCGCAAAAACTCGGGATGGATCCGGCCGAGTTGCGGCTCAAGAACTTCATCAAGGCGGAGCAGTTCCCGTATCACTCGGCGCTCGGCTGGGAATATGATTCCGGCGACTACCACACCGCCATGAAGAAGATGATGGAAACCGTCGACTATGCCGGCCTGCGCAAGGAGCAGGCTTTGCTGCGCGCGGCGTTCAAGCGCGGCGAGACCCGCGAGATCATGGGCCTCGGCGTGTCGTTCTTCACCGAGATCGTCGGCGCCGGGCCGTCGAAGAATTGCGACATCCTGGGGATCGCGATGTTCGATTCCTGCGAGATCCGCATGCACCCGACCGGCGCCGGCATCGCGCGGGTCGGCTCCAAGAGCCAGGGCCAGGGCCACGAGACCACCTGGGCGCAGATCATCGCCACCGAGATCGGCATTCCCGCCGATGACATCATGGTCGAGGAAGGCAATACCGATACCGCGCCCTACGGGCTCGGCACCTACGGGTCGCGCTCCACGCCGGTGGCGGGTGCCGCGATCGCGATGGCGGCGCGCAAGATCAAGGCCAAGGCGCAGATGATCGCCGCCTACAAGCTCGAGGTCCACGAAGACGACCTCGAATGGGATATCGACGGCTTCCGGGTCAAGGGCCTGCCGGAGAAGTCGATGTCGATGAAGGACATCTGCTGGGCGGCCTATAATTCGGTGCCGCCGGGCATGGAACCGGGGCTGGAGGCGGTGAGTTATTACGATCCGCCCAATATGACTTATCCCTTCGGCGCCTATATCTGCGTGATGAACATCGACGTCGATACCGGGGTCTACAAGATCAGGCGCTTCTACGCGCTCGACGATTGCGGCACCCGCATCAACCCGATGATCATTGAGGGCCAGGTGCATGGCGGGCTGACCGAAGCCTTCGCCATCGCGATGGGCCAGGAGATCCGCTACGACGACGCCGGCAATGTGGTGACCGGCTCGTTCATGGATTTCTTCATGCCGACCGCGGTGGAGACGCCGCACTGGGAGACCGACTTCACCGTGACGCCGTCGCCGCATCACCCGATCGGCGCCAAGGGTGTCGGCGAGAGCCCGAATGTCGGCGGCGTGCCGGCGTTTTCCAACGCCGTCAACGACGCCTTCTCGTTCCTGGGCTCGACCCACATCCAGATGCCGCACGACTACTGGCGCAACTGGAAGGCGGCGAAGAATCTGGGAGTGTTCGCGTAA
- a CDS encoding (2Fe-2S)-binding protein, which produces MAKTHVTMKVNGAEVEGLVEPRTLLVHFIRENLLLTGTHIGCETTHCGACTVDIDGMSVKSCTMFAVQAQGSEITTIEGVANADGSLSALQEGFRMMHGLQCGFCTPGMILRAQRLLKENPKPSEEEIRMGISGNFCRCTGYQNIVKAIQYAADKINGVEFKEAAE; this is translated from the coding sequence ATGGCAAAGACCCATGTGACCATGAAAGTGAACGGCGCCGAGGTCGAAGGCCTCGTCGAACCGCGCACGCTGCTGGTGCATTTCATCCGCGAGAACCTGCTCCTCACCGGCACCCATATCGGCTGCGAGACCACCCATTGCGGCGCCTGCACCGTCGATATCGACGGCATGTCGGTGAAGTCCTGCACCATGTTCGCGGTGCAGGCCCAGGGTTCCGAGATCACCACCATCGAGGGCGTCGCCAATGCCGACGGCTCGCTGTCGGCGCTGCAGGAAGGCTTTCGGATGATGCACGGGCTGCAATGCGGCTTCTGCACCCCCGGCATGATTTTGCGCGCGCAGCGGCTGCTCAAGGAGAACCCGAAGCCGTCGGAGGAAGAAATCCGGATGGGCATCTCGGGCAATTTCTGCCGCTGCACCGGCTACCAGAACATCGTCAAGGCGATCCAGTACGCCGCCGACAAGATCAATGGCGTTGAATTCAAGGAGGCAGCGGAATGA
- a CDS encoding FAD binding domain-containing protein: protein MIPGPFSYHRPATLADAVKLLSSLGDEARPLAGGHSLVPMMKLRLAAPEHLVDLHGIAGLKGIRREGNRIVIGAMTTQHELMASDDIKKSLPILIETAALIADPQVRYRGTIGGNVANGDPGNDMPALMLTLGASYRLEGPGGPRELAASEFYQGAYFTALEPGEILTAVSIPAPAAGHGYAYEKLKRKVGDYATAAAAVVLTMAGGKVASCAIGLTNLHETPLLAADAAKAVIGSSLDAATLKRAAAAAEAIMSPAADARGPVEYRRHVGGIMVTRALQRAAARAG, encoded by the coding sequence ATGATTCCTGGCCCGTTCAGCTATCACCGGCCGGCAACGCTCGCCGATGCGGTCAAACTGCTCTCGAGTCTGGGCGACGAGGCCCGCCCGCTGGCCGGCGGCCATAGCCTGGTCCCGATGATGAAGCTCCGGCTCGCCGCCCCCGAACATCTGGTCGATCTGCACGGCATCGCCGGGCTGAAGGGCATCCGCCGCGAGGGCAACCGGATCGTGATTGGCGCCATGACCACCCAGCATGAGCTCATGGCCTCGGACGACATCAAAAAGTCGCTGCCGATCCTGATTGAAACCGCGGCCCTGATCGCCGATCCGCAGGTGCGCTACCGCGGCACCATCGGCGGCAATGTCGCCAATGGCGATCCCGGCAACGACATGCCGGCGCTGATGCTGACGCTCGGCGCCAGCTATCGGCTCGAAGGGCCCGGCGGCCCCCGCGAACTCGCGGCGTCCGAGTTCTACCAGGGCGCCTATTTCACCGCGCTCGAGCCCGGCGAGATCCTGACCGCGGTCTCGATTCCCGCGCCGGCGGCCGGTCACGGCTACGCCTACGAGAAACTGAAACGCAAAGTGGGGGACTACGCCACCGCCGCGGCTGCCGTGGTGCTGACGATGGCGGGCGGCAAGGTCGCCTCTTGCGCGATCGGCCTGACCAATCTGCATGAAACGCCGCTGCTGGCGGCCGACGCGGCGAAGGCCGTGATCGGCAGCAGCCTCGACGCGGCGACGCTAAAAAGGGCCGCGGCCGCCGCCGAAGCGATCATGTCGCCGGCCGCGGACGCCCGCGGGCCGGTCGAGTACCGCAGGCATGTCGGCGGCATCATGGTGACGCGGGCGCTGCAACGCGCCGCGGCGCGCGCCGGTTAA
- a CDS encoding MHYT domain-containing protein — translation MFRGHDPYLVALSVVIAILGGYTGFGLAARIRGTPGVSRRLLLAGAAGFLAVGIWTMHFVGMLAAPIPADTVYLVLPTIISFLICALVVGISLFFVSIGEPSLRRVVGSAVLLGAGIASMHYVGIHGLAGNFAIRHDMPMILLSILLAIVTAYGGLRAFLARQEGVRLIASSIAFGVAVSGMHYTAMYGMHFVPLADAAHRHAGGLAASQQILSVVVSVLCFVIAAGFLLSLVPEPRRQNLAAAAAASDPAPEAVVASSQGREPAVASPRLMPAPLGGLGQPPRAAPAVRLPVEGANGTHFIDSADVRSVRADAHYTRVHDGTRERMCPWSISEAEAQLDPGLFVRVHRSHIVAIPHVSFVRKEGDGAVIELDGPSPHRVPVSRAKIAEVKARLGLAKRHA, via the coding sequence ATGTTTAGAGGACACGATCCTTATCTCGTCGCGCTCTCGGTGGTGATCGCGATCCTGGGTGGATATACCGGCTTCGGCCTCGCGGCGCGCATCCGCGGGACGCCGGGCGTCAGCCGTCGCCTGCTGCTGGCGGGCGCGGCCGGATTCCTTGCCGTCGGCATCTGGACCATGCATTTCGTCGGCATGCTGGCGGCGCCGATTCCGGCCGACACGGTCTACCTCGTGCTCCCCACCATCATCTCGTTCCTGATCTGCGCGCTGGTGGTCGGCATCTCCCTGTTTTTCGTCAGCATCGGCGAACCGTCGCTGCGGCGCGTGGTCGGGTCGGCGGTGCTGCTCGGAGCCGGCATCGCCAGCATGCATTATGTCGGGATCCATGGTCTCGCCGGCAATTTCGCCATCCGGCACGATATGCCGATGATCCTGCTGTCGATCCTGCTCGCGATCGTCACCGCCTATGGCGGCCTGCGCGCCTTCCTGGCGCGGCAGGAAGGCGTCCGCCTGATCGCCAGTTCGATCGCGTTCGGCGTCGCGGTGTCCGGCATGCACTACACCGCGATGTACGGCATGCATTTCGTGCCGCTGGCCGACGCCGCGCATCGCCACGCCGGCGGGCTCGCGGCGTCGCAGCAAATCCTGTCAGTGGTGGTGTCCGTGCTCTGCTTCGTCATCGCGGCGGGCTTCCTGCTGTCTCTAGTGCCGGAGCCGCGCCGGCAGAACCTCGCAGCCGCCGCGGCGGCCAGCGACCCGGCGCCTGAAGCCGTCGTTGCAAGTTCGCAAGGGCGCGAGCCGGCGGTTGCCTCGCCGCGACTGATGCCGGCGCCGCTCGGCGGCCTCGGCCAGCCGCCGCGCGCCGCACCGGCCGTCCGCCTGCCGGTCGAGGGCGCCAACGGCACCCATTTCATCGACTCCGCCGACGTGCGCAGCGTCCGGGCCGACGCTCATTATACAAGGGTGCATGACGGCACCCGCGAGCGGATGTGTCCGTGGTCGATTTCGGAAGCCGAAGCCCAGCTCGATCCCGGCCTGTTCGTCCGGGTGCACCGCAGCCATATCGTCGCGATCCCGCATGTCTCCTTCGTCCGCAAGGAAGGCGACGGCGCGGTGATCGAACTCGACGGCCCGTCGCCGCACCGCGTGCCCGTCAGCCGGGCCAAAATCGCCGAGGTCAAGGCGAGGCTTGGGCTCGCGAAACGGCACGCTTGA
- a CDS encoding 6,7-dimethyl-8-ribityllumazine synthase, with amino-acid sequence MNQMLQEAEVQDSQAQESQAKETQAQESPSKESRSPEAPERPPAPAHPRFAKPQRVAFVQSSWHRDVVEECRVAFLAEIAARHITNVDVFEVPGSFEIPLHAQILAKTRRYTAIVAAGLVVDGGIYRHEFVADTVIKALMDVQLRTEVPVFSAVLTPQQFHESAAHFEFFRKHFAIKGIEVAEACANTLLSLERLRGQVAAGIT; translated from the coding sequence ATGAATCAGATGTTGCAAGAAGCCGAAGTCCAAGACTCCCAAGCTCAAGAATCCCAAGCTAAAGAAACCCAAGCCCAAGAATCCCCCTCCAAGGAATCCCGGTCGCCCGAAGCGCCCGAGCGTCCGCCGGCGCCGGCCCATCCGCGGTTTGCCAAGCCGCAGCGGGTCGCCTTCGTGCAGTCGTCCTGGCACCGCGACGTGGTGGAGGAATGCCGGGTCGCCTTCCTCGCCGAGATCGCGGCGCGCCACATCACCAATGTCGACGTGTTCGAGGTGCCCGGTTCGTTCGAGATCCCGCTGCATGCGCAGATCCTCGCCAAGACGCGGCGCTATACCGCGATCGTCGCGGCGGGGCTCGTGGTGGACGGCGGCATTTACCGTCACGAATTCGTTGCCGACACCGTGATCAAGGCGCTGATGGATGTGCAGCTGCGCACTGAGGTGCCGGTATTCTCAGCGGTGCTGACGCCGCAGCAGTTCCACGAAAGCGCCGCGCATTTCGAATTCTTCCGCAAGCATTTCGCCATCAAGGGCATCGAGGTCGCCGAAGCCTGCGCCAACACGTTGCTCAGCCTGGAACGGCTGCGCGGTCAGGTCGCGGCGGGGATCACCTGA